The following coding sequences lie in one Candidatus Nitrospira allomarina genomic window:
- a CDS encoding DsrE family protein, translating into MDSTTIIANSTLANKKLGLLLSTSPEHPNAETVYQLSKTALANKVDTYLYFIDEGVRNLEDPRFPELAKNGLKLFVCAYGCQQHHISTDGYGKEVTFCGLVILSNIIDGCDRFLAFN; encoded by the coding sequence ATGGACTCCACTACAATCATAGCCAATTCTACTCTCGCCAATAAAAAATTAGGCCTCCTGCTCTCTACCTCACCCGAACATCCCAATGCAGAGACAGTCTACCAACTCTCCAAAACCGCGTTAGCTAATAAAGTAGATACCTATTTGTATTTCATTGATGAGGGAGTCAGAAACCTAGAGGACCCGAGATTTCCGGAGTTGGCGAAGAACGGCCTAAAACTATTTGTGTGTGCCTATGGATGCCAACAACATCACATCTCCACCGACGGATATGGTAAGGAAGTGACCTTTTGCGGCTTGGTTATTCTCTCAAACATCATCGACGGTTGCGACCGTTTTCTGGCGTTTAATTAA
- the cbiB gene encoding adenosylcobinamide-phosphate synthase CbiB, giving the protein MADDLTGFKFLAVCALDLMVGDPRWLPHPVRLMGFIIQVYEGLTLERISSPWIKRTAGFGLAVGLPLGCFFVTQSILEWAELVHEQFGIVIWVVLGSTTLAGRDLWVHAMRVHRALRMGSLVSARVEVGRLVGRDTADLSEEGIVRATVESVSENTSDGIVAPLIYLAFGGPACAMAYKAISTLDSMVGYRTDRYRDFGWASARADDLVNWVPARLTAVAMSVAAAIRLGSGLSAWQICRRDARRHPSPNSGWPEAAMAGALGVQLGGSNMYGGVLEARARLGDPIAPCSIALIPVALQVMGMAYGILVMGIMAWVMW; this is encoded by the coding sequence GTGGCGGATGACCTGACGGGGTTCAAATTCCTGGCGGTGTGCGCCCTTGATCTGATGGTAGGCGATCCTCGCTGGTTGCCTCATCCCGTTCGCCTGATGGGGTTCATCATTCAAGTATATGAAGGCCTGACGTTAGAGCGAATCTCAAGCCCATGGATAAAAAGAACGGCCGGTTTTGGATTGGCCGTGGGGCTTCCCCTTGGATGCTTTTTTGTGACCCAGAGCATCTTGGAATGGGCTGAACTGGTCCATGAACAATTCGGCATCGTGATATGGGTGGTGTTGGGCTCTACCACTCTTGCCGGTCGGGATTTATGGGTTCACGCCATGCGGGTCCATCGGGCATTGAGAATGGGGTCACTCGTATCGGCTCGGGTTGAGGTCGGCCGGCTAGTAGGTCGGGACACCGCCGACCTTTCAGAAGAAGGGATTGTTCGGGCGACAGTGGAATCCGTATCTGAGAATACCTCCGATGGCATCGTGGCGCCGCTGATCTATCTCGCGTTTGGAGGACCTGCCTGTGCCATGGCCTATAAAGCAATCAGTACGTTGGACTCGATGGTTGGTTATCGTACCGATCGTTATCGTGACTTTGGATGGGCATCCGCACGAGCCGATGATCTCGTCAATTGGGTCCCTGCTCGGCTTACAGCGGTGGCTATGAGTGTCGCGGCGGCGATTCGATTGGGCTCCGGCCTCTCAGCCTGGCAAATCTGTCGACGGGATGCGCGGCGTCACCCCAGCCCGAATAGTGGATGGCCCGAAGCGGCCATGGCTGGTGCCCTTGGTGTTCAACTCGGTGGAAGTAATATGTATGGAGGGGTGCTAGAAGCACGCGCCAGGTTAGGTGATCCCATTGCACCATGTTCCATAGCGCTCATTCCTGTGGCGTTACAAGTCATGGGAATGGCCTATGGGATACTGGTTATGGGGATCATGGCTTGGGTGATGTGGTGA
- the cobD gene encoding threonine-phosphate decarboxylase CobD — protein sequence MVTQPVVHGGQVHQIAKALGRPVDSFIDFSASINPFGPPSSVLNAMQQALPACGHYPDPTAEDLRTRLAKEHGVSSDSIVLGNGSSELIRILPRALSLCQGYVAGPTFMEYEASLHIAGARCTYVLATSGEKYAPPLGQLSLLVDGIQKHTFRNEESFTAVFICNPNSPTGRVVSARSLRTLYRQIEQAGLWMVVDEAFIDFCPSHSLIKEISNARRLLILRSFTKFYGMPGIRLGYLVGAPETVTIIRRLLPPWSVSHFAQEAGVAALDDVKYRLRSVKFMQQERQRFMTRLRGVPGLRIIPASANFVMVELPSKCVTADLVSGLTRQGILVRDCQTFSGMTQPALRLAIRYPRDNNRVIHALKETLRDS from the coding sequence GTGGTGACTCAGCCGGTTGTGCATGGGGGGCAGGTTCATCAAATCGCAAAGGCGCTCGGCCGGCCGGTGGACTCCTTCATTGATTTCAGTGCCAGTATTAATCCGTTTGGTCCACCCTCCTCAGTGTTGAATGCGATGCAGCAAGCTTTACCTGCTTGCGGACATTATCCCGATCCAACTGCCGAAGATTTGCGCACGCGCCTGGCCAAAGAGCATGGGGTCTCATCGGACTCCATTGTGTTGGGTAACGGGTCGTCTGAATTGATTCGGATCTTACCCCGGGCTCTGTCCCTTTGCCAGGGATATGTGGCAGGTCCGACGTTCATGGAGTATGAGGCGTCTCTTCATATCGCAGGTGCGCGCTGTACGTATGTCCTGGCCACGTCGGGGGAAAAGTATGCTCCTCCCCTGGGACAGCTTTCGCTTCTGGTGGACGGTATCCAAAAGCACACGTTCAGGAACGAGGAATCATTTACGGCTGTGTTTATTTGTAATCCGAACAGTCCAACAGGAAGAGTGGTTTCGGCCCGATCTCTTCGAACCCTTTATCGGCAAATTGAACAAGCCGGGCTTTGGATGGTGGTTGACGAAGCCTTTATTGATTTTTGCCCCTCCCATTCCCTCATTAAAGAAATTTCGAACGCCCGACGATTGCTTATTCTCAGAAGTTTTACGAAATTTTATGGTATGCCAGGAATTCGTCTCGGATACTTGGTAGGAGCGCCGGAGACGGTTACCATTATCCGTCGGCTCCTCCCTCCGTGGTCGGTCAGCCATTTTGCCCAAGAGGCCGGTGTCGCGGCATTGGATGACGTCAAGTACCGGCTGCGAAGTGTGAAGTTTATGCAACAGGAACGACAACGATTTATGACGCGATTACGTGGTGTCCCTGGACTGCGGATCATTCCGGCATCCGCGAATTTTGTGATGGTGGAATTACCTTCGAAATGTGTGACAGCCGATCTTGTTTCAGGACTGACACGACAGGGAATCCTCGTTCGGGATTGCCAAACATTTTCCGGAATGACTCAGCCGGCACTTCGCCTTGCCATTCGCTACCCACGTGATAATAATAGGGTGATACATGCCTTAAAAGAGACATTACGGGACAGCTGA
- a CDS encoding D-alanine--D-alanine ligase family protein, giving the protein MRKLRVMALMHQDLVPPDDVEHADLAEVEWKTEFDVVSTLRDLGHEVMAVGVRDDLSVIDKLVTDWKPHIAFNLLEEFNGNPEFDQNVVSYLELLGVPYTGCNPKGLVLTRDKGWSKKIMAYHGIRCPEFVVYPLGRVIKWAEEFPFPVIVKSISEEASLGISQASIVHDEDKLKERVEFVHQSVGTSVIVERYIEGRELYVGVLGNRRLQALPVWELHLKNLPPDALPIATARVKWSTKYQKKYGIQSGEVEGLHPKLVRHIQQTAKRVFHILGLNGYARMDFRLDPQEQLYILEANPNAQLAYGEDLAESAERAGISYEALIQRILNIGLSWKPESQR; this is encoded by the coding sequence ATGAGGAAGCTTCGCGTCATGGCCCTTATGCATCAGGATCTCGTGCCCCCCGATGATGTGGAGCATGCCGATTTGGCTGAGGTTGAATGGAAAACCGAATTTGATGTGGTCTCCACGCTGCGGGATCTTGGCCATGAGGTTATGGCTGTCGGTGTCAGGGATGATTTAAGCGTGATTGACAAACTGGTAACGGATTGGAAACCCCACATTGCTTTCAATTTGCTGGAAGAATTCAATGGCAATCCGGAGTTCGATCAAAATGTCGTGTCCTATTTGGAGCTCCTGGGAGTTCCCTATACCGGGTGTAATCCCAAGGGGCTCGTGCTCACTCGGGATAAAGGCTGGTCAAAAAAAATCATGGCCTACCATGGCATCCGATGCCCGGAGTTTGTGGTCTATCCACTGGGGCGAGTGATCAAGTGGGCAGAAGAGTTTCCCTTTCCGGTCATTGTCAAATCCATTAGTGAAGAAGCGTCTCTCGGCATTTCTCAAGCCTCTATCGTCCATGACGAAGACAAACTCAAAGAACGTGTTGAGTTTGTGCATCAGAGTGTGGGCACGAGCGTCATTGTCGAGCGGTACATTGAAGGACGGGAACTCTATGTGGGCGTGTTAGGTAATCGACGATTGCAAGCCCTGCCGGTTTGGGAGCTGCACTTGAAAAATCTTCCTCCTGATGCTTTGCCGATTGCCACGGCCCGGGTGAAATGGAGCACGAAATATCAAAAAAAATATGGAATTCAATCGGGTGAGGTTGAGGGGTTACATCCCAAGCTGGTGCGGCATATTCAACAAACGGCCAAACGGGTTTTTCATATTTTGGGATTAAACGGCTATGCCCGAATGGATTTTCGGTTGGATCCCCAAGAGCAGCTGTATATATTGGAAGCCAATCCCAATGCCCAACTGGCCTATGGCGAAGATCTCGCCGAGTCGGCTGAACGAGCCGGTATTTCCTATGAAGCCCTAATTCAACGAATCCTGAATATCGGTCTGAGCTGGAAGCCTGAAAGCCAGCGGTAG
- the shc gene encoding squalene--hopene cyclase: protein MLTSTRYLILETAIDLLGRNGVSGLTLEHVAREAGISKGGLLYHFEGKEQLLAGLIELLIQDLERKQVGEFLTSSIHEEHPGMALGHEIVDNPVHNRSLRGEEIASILMAAFSINPHLLEPIRERYQNWQSIFLANTVDPTRSLLGRLAVEGLWFSEALGLAPPTREQRATFVLEIQSHTQSGEPMRDTSATTIPTPPNDAFAELASFKSHVEELERQAYQPTQTSARALLAKQNPRGFWQGDLTADTTLESDYVLLLLWLYPPENGVWEPRIQTKVKEAIRTILDRQLSDGGWNIYTEGPAEVNATTRAYVALRVGGYDPDQPLMQRARERILALGGLQATNSYTKNNLSMFGLFPRKYTPSVPPELVLIPGNVLYEISSWSRAIVVPLSILQASGVQHTVPGNWTVDELMVPNRKLRLPKKDPFSLLFHQVDKILKLWEKRGFKDVRAKAIREAEKWMLDHMRFTDGLGAIFPGMMYALMAMDALGYERDHPDFIDTLGQLEGLILEKEDALQFQPSLSPVWDTAISMFALGELGVGEPQAMQRAADWLLSKEIRRKGDWSVKRPDLQPGGWPFQFANELYPDIDDTAMVLLALQHAKASDPDRQTRAEGRAINWLLGMQSSDGGWAAFDVDNNWALLNKVPFADHNAMLDPSCPDITGRVLEALCRRDYTYQHPAIARAVQFLLGHQQPNGSWDGRWGVNYTYGTFLAVRGLRASGSPTANAAIQRAATWVRSIQNQDGGWGESCASYEKQEFVPASSTPSQTAWALLALEAAGDRTSKPVHRGIDWLLTNQNQQGEWDEELMTGTGFPNVFYLKYHLYSHYFPLLALATWQAGLKNS, encoded by the coding sequence ATGCTAACTTCAACACGCTATTTGATCCTTGAGACCGCCATAGACCTGTTGGGACGAAACGGGGTCAGTGGTTTGACACTCGAGCATGTCGCTAGAGAAGCCGGTATCAGCAAAGGCGGCTTACTCTATCATTTTGAGGGTAAGGAACAGTTACTCGCGGGGCTCATAGAGTTACTCATACAGGATTTGGAACGCAAACAGGTTGGAGAATTTCTCACTAGCTCCATTCATGAGGAGCATCCCGGCATGGCTCTTGGCCATGAGATTGTCGACAATCCCGTCCATAATCGGTCCCTTCGAGGAGAAGAAATTGCCTCCATTCTCATGGCAGCTTTTTCCATCAACCCCCATCTACTCGAGCCCATTCGAGAGCGGTATCAAAATTGGCAGAGCATTTTTCTGGCCAATACCGTTGATCCGACTCGTTCCCTTCTAGGGCGGCTGGCTGTCGAAGGGCTCTGGTTCAGCGAGGCATTAGGATTAGCGCCTCCCACGCGCGAGCAACGAGCCACATTTGTTTTGGAGATCCAATCTCACACACAATCAGGAGAACCCATGAGAGACACGTCCGCAACCACCATACCCACACCGCCTAATGACGCCTTCGCGGAATTGGCTTCCTTTAAGTCACATGTGGAGGAACTCGAACGCCAAGCCTACCAACCCACCCAAACTTCTGCGCGTGCACTACTGGCGAAACAAAATCCGCGAGGGTTTTGGCAGGGCGATTTAACCGCCGACACCACATTGGAATCCGACTACGTATTACTTTTACTCTGGCTCTATCCACCAGAGAACGGTGTGTGGGAGCCAAGAATTCAGACCAAAGTCAAGGAAGCCATCCGCACCATCCTTGACCGGCAACTTTCAGATGGTGGATGGAACATTTATACGGAAGGACCGGCCGAAGTAAACGCCACGACCCGTGCATATGTGGCGCTTCGAGTTGGGGGCTATGATCCCGACCAACCGCTTATGCAACGTGCGCGTGAACGCATTCTTGCCCTTGGAGGTCTTCAAGCCACCAATAGCTACACGAAGAATAACCTGAGCATGTTTGGTCTCTTCCCAAGAAAGTACACACCGAGTGTTCCACCTGAACTCGTCCTTATCCCTGGAAATGTCTTGTATGAAATTTCATCGTGGAGTCGGGCCATCGTCGTCCCCCTCTCCATTCTTCAAGCGTCCGGAGTACAACACACAGTGCCAGGAAATTGGACCGTTGACGAACTCATGGTGCCCAATCGAAAACTGAGACTCCCCAAAAAAGATCCCTTTTCTCTCCTGTTTCATCAGGTAGACAAGATCTTGAAACTCTGGGAAAAGCGGGGCTTTAAGGATGTTCGGGCCAAAGCGATACGCGAAGCGGAGAAGTGGATGTTAGATCACATGCGGTTCACGGATGGATTGGGAGCGATTTTTCCAGGAATGATGTATGCCCTCATGGCGATGGATGCTCTGGGTTATGAGCGGGACCACCCGGACTTCATTGACACACTTGGCCAGCTTGAAGGGCTCATTCTTGAGAAGGAAGATGCTCTGCAGTTTCAGCCCAGCTTGTCCCCGGTATGGGATACCGCTATTTCAATGTTTGCATTAGGAGAACTCGGTGTCGGTGAACCGCAAGCCATGCAGCGGGCAGCCGATTGGTTATTGAGCAAAGAGATTCGCCGCAAAGGAGACTGGTCGGTCAAGCGACCGGATTTGCAGCCTGGAGGATGGCCTTTCCAATTTGCGAATGAACTCTACCCGGACATCGACGATACCGCCATGGTCTTGTTGGCCCTACAGCATGCCAAGGCCTCTGATCCCGACCGGCAGACCCGCGCCGAAGGTCGTGCCATCAACTGGTTATTAGGGATGCAATCCTCAGACGGGGGTTGGGCTGCCTTTGATGTGGATAATAATTGGGCCTTACTGAATAAGGTCCCATTCGCAGACCACAATGCCATGCTTGATCCCAGCTGCCCTGATATAACGGGGCGGGTGTTAGAGGCACTCTGTCGGCGTGATTACACATACCAACACCCGGCAATCGCGCGTGCCGTCCAATTTCTTTTGGGCCATCAACAACCCAACGGGAGTTGGGATGGACGCTGGGGCGTAAATTATACCTATGGGACATTCCTCGCCGTGCGTGGCCTTCGCGCAAGTGGCTCCCCGACTGCAAACGCCGCAATCCAGCGTGCTGCCACCTGGGTGCGCTCAATCCAAAATCAGGATGGCGGTTGGGGGGAAAGCTGTGCCAGCTATGAAAAGCAGGAATTCGTTCCAGCCTCAAGCACACCTTCACAAACAGCCTGGGCCTTACTTGCACTTGAAGCGGCTGGCGATCGAACCTCAAAACCCGTTCATCGTGGAATCGACTGGCTGCTCACCAATCAGAATCAGCAAGGAGAGTGGGACGAGGAACTCATGACAGGAACCGGATTCCCTAACGTTTTCTATTTGAAATACCATTTGTACTCCCACTACTTCCCATTATTGGCCCTTGCCACTTGGCAGGCAGGATTAAAGAACTCTTGA
- a CDS encoding HNH endonuclease, with protein MEMTLLLNATYEPLRVVHWQKAINLLWQGKVEVLEFYDRDIRGVSISFKLPSVMRLLNMVKLRSNHHAVKFSRINIFTRDRYTCQYCYARFRTEELTFDHVVPIAKGGKKTWENIVTACWRCNNRKSGRVPHEAGMKLLKEPVKPKWTPRLTLMIGIRHAPESWRDYLYWNVELDADS; from the coding sequence ATGGAAATGACCCTCCTACTCAATGCTACCTATGAGCCATTGCGAGTTGTGCATTGGCAAAAAGCCATCAATTTGTTATGGCAAGGAAAAGTCGAAGTCCTTGAATTTTATGATCGGGATATTCGAGGGGTGTCCATTTCCTTTAAATTGCCTTCCGTGATGCGTCTTCTCAACATGGTCAAGCTTCGTTCGAATCATCATGCGGTAAAATTTTCTCGTATCAATATTTTTACCCGTGACCGGTATACCTGCCAATATTGCTACGCACGGTTTCGCACTGAAGAATTGACATTTGATCATGTGGTGCCTATTGCCAAAGGTGGGAAGAAAACCTGGGAAAACATTGTGACGGCATGTTGGCGTTGTAATAACCGGAAAAGCGGGCGTGTTCCCCATGAGGCAGGGATGAAATTACTCAAGGAGCCCGTCAAGCCTAAATGGACCCCCCGGCTGACACTGATGATCGGTATCCGCCACGCTCCGGAAAGTTGGCGGGATTATTTATACTGGAATGTGGAATTGGATGCGGATTCCTAG
- a CDS encoding Rieske (2Fe-2S) protein — protein MTMPLNFHPVAKIQDLPPGTCQSIELQDHGIALCNVEGVIYALDNTCPHAGGPLGEGFVEGNFVECPWHGWKFDIKTGVCQKNPSPSWNVPCYEVQVVDGIIHVATPTGENRQL, from the coding sequence ATGACCATGCCCTTGAACTTCCATCCAGTCGCCAAGATTCAAGATCTCCCTCCAGGCACCTGCCAAAGTATTGAGCTCCAGGATCACGGTATTGCCTTATGTAATGTCGAAGGTGTGATCTATGCCCTTGATAATACCTGTCCCCATGCCGGAGGGCCACTGGGAGAGGGATTCGTAGAGGGAAACTTCGTCGAATGCCCCTGGCACGGATGGAAGTTTGATATTAAAACCGGGGTTTGCCAAAAAAACCCGAGCCCGAGCTGGAACGTGCCGTGTTATGAAGTACAGGTGGTTGATGGCATCATCCACGTCGCCACACCAACAGGTGAGAATAGGCAATTATAG